A window of the Dyadobacter pollutisoli genome harbors these coding sequences:
- a CDS encoding YfhO family protein yields MKNLFSWQRIWPHLVAVIGFMILSVAYVSPVLQGKKLIAQDDIYAKGAAREVLDYQKQTGEWSAWTNGMFAGMPAYLVAADYPTSVSTKLGQGINKILPAPANYFLIGMVSAYILFLILGASGWLAAIGAVAFAFSAFNVINLEAGHVSQVIAIMYAPGVLAGVILAFRKNWLAGAALTGLFLSLELYANHVQITYYLGIGIVILVIIESVSYINKGRAKDLMLVLAGLGFAGVVAVGTHTTRLWNAYDYTKETIRGKSELTALDNAPGAAKADGLGKEYAFTYSYRLGELLTLVIPNAYGGTSYGPLSTSSETYKTLTGRGVDAATAQNVIQQMPLYWGDQPIMGGPNYVGIIVFFLFILGLFIVKNPIKYWAGGVILLYIVWALGKTFAGVNFLFFDYFPMFNKFRAMTMVISLAQLLMVLVAVLGLVAIVERKVESKEFQKSFLITLGITGGVTLILALMPGIFFSFQSANDAQHLDQFTQMAQDKAFGQQIMNSVIQDRAGLMKSDAIRSLIFLLLAAGVVWFTMKDKIKPVLFYGVMLILIIFDLFGVDKRYLNNEDFLSNYAAQGVTTPSPADEQILRDTDPDYRVYDLSSRQGPFNSADASYFHKSLGGYHGAKLRRYQELFERQIATQKPNTRIINMLNTKYILVPDQQGNKVAQPNPEAYGHAWFVNSFKIVPNADAEMTALDSLKPREEAVLDQKFADKLNGLKIQPDSTAKISLISYKPNEVIYESNSSSEGLAIFSEIYYNVRDEWKVTIDDKPVDMLRADYILRALRVPAGKHTIKFRFEPVSVTAGSKVDLVSSLLLVLLIAGAVFAEIKKTKKA; encoded by the coding sequence ATGAAAAATCTGTTCTCCTGGCAACGAATCTGGCCGCATCTGGTAGCTGTAATTGGTTTTATGATTCTGTCAGTCGCATACGTCTCGCCCGTTTTACAAGGAAAAAAGCTTATCGCACAGGATGATATATACGCCAAAGGCGCTGCCCGGGAAGTGTTGGATTATCAAAAACAAACAGGAGAATGGTCGGCGTGGACCAATGGAATGTTTGCAGGAATGCCGGCATACCTGGTAGCGGCGGACTATCCCACCAGTGTTTCCACCAAACTGGGGCAGGGTATCAATAAGATTTTACCAGCTCCGGCCAACTACTTCCTGATCGGGATGGTGAGTGCCTACATTCTTTTCCTCATACTGGGCGCAAGTGGCTGGCTCGCGGCGATAGGTGCTGTTGCATTCGCTTTTTCGGCGTTTAATGTCATTAATCTGGAAGCAGGGCACGTTTCGCAGGTGATCGCGATCATGTACGCGCCGGGCGTTTTGGCGGGTGTGATCCTTGCATTCAGGAAGAACTGGCTTGCCGGGGCCGCATTGACTGGCTTGTTCCTATCATTGGAGCTATACGCCAACCACGTTCAAATCACCTATTATCTAGGGATCGGGATTGTCATATTGGTGATCATTGAGAGCGTTTCTTATATTAATAAAGGAAGAGCAAAGGATCTTATGCTGGTGTTGGCAGGACTTGGTTTCGCAGGCGTTGTCGCCGTTGGAACGCATACTACCCGGCTTTGGAATGCTTATGATTATACGAAAGAAACGATCCGCGGAAAGTCAGAACTCACTGCGCTGGACAATGCTCCGGGCGCAGCGAAAGCTGACGGATTGGGTAAGGAATATGCCTTTACGTACAGCTACAGATTGGGTGAGCTGCTAACCCTCGTAATCCCCAATGCCTACGGAGGTACCTCATACGGGCCGCTTTCCACCAGTTCCGAAACCTATAAAACATTGACCGGACGTGGCGTGGACGCTGCTACGGCGCAAAATGTCATTCAACAGATGCCACTTTACTGGGGAGATCAGCCTATCATGGGCGGACCGAACTATGTCGGTATCATTGTCTTCTTTCTGTTTATTCTCGGCCTTTTTATTGTCAAAAATCCAATCAAATATTGGGCTGGCGGCGTGATTCTCCTGTACATTGTCTGGGCGTTGGGTAAGACCTTCGCTGGTGTTAACTTCCTGTTTTTTGACTATTTTCCAATGTTCAACAAGTTCAGGGCGATGACGATGGTGATCTCTCTGGCCCAGTTGCTCATGGTTTTGGTCGCGGTACTTGGGCTGGTTGCTATTGTTGAAAGGAAAGTTGAATCGAAGGAATTTCAGAAATCATTCCTCATCACATTGGGCATTACCGGTGGCGTAACACTCATTCTGGCGCTGATGCCGGGCATCTTTTTCAGCTTTCAGTCGGCTAATGACGCGCAGCACCTCGACCAGTTTACACAGATGGCGCAGGATAAGGCATTTGGACAGCAGATCATGAATTCTGTTATCCAGGATCGCGCAGGTCTTATGAAAAGTGATGCGATCAGAAGCTTGATCTTCCTGCTGCTTGCCGCCGGAGTGGTTTGGTTTACGATGAAAGATAAAATCAAACCCGTTCTTTTTTACGGTGTAATGCTGATACTGATCATTTTTGACCTTTTTGGAGTGGACAAAAGGTACCTGAATAATGAAGATTTTCTAAGTAACTACGCTGCGCAGGGTGTAACTACGCCTTCCCCTGCCGATGAGCAGATATTACGCGATACCGATCCCGACTACCGGGTATATGACCTGAGCTCGCGCCAGGGGCCATTCAACAGTGCGGATGCTTCGTATTTTCATAAATCACTGGGCGGCTACCATGGTGCGAAACTGCGTCGCTATCAGGAGTTGTTTGAACGCCAGATCGCCACTCAGAAGCCCAATACCAGGATTATCAATATGTTGAACACCAAGTATATCCTGGTGCCAGATCAGCAGGGGAACAAGGTAGCTCAACCCAATCCGGAGGCGTATGGCCATGCGTGGTTTGTGAATAGTTTCAAAATTGTACCGAATGCGGATGCTGAAATGACCGCTCTGGATTCGCTCAAACCACGTGAAGAAGCGGTTTTGGATCAAAAATTTGCGGATAAATTGAATGGTCTGAAAATCCAGCCCGACTCTACTGCCAAAATTAGTCTGATCAGCTACAAGCCTAATGAGGTGATTTATGAAAGCAATTCCAGTTCAGAAGGATTGGCTATTTTCTCTGAAATCTACTACAATGTCCGCGATGAATGGAAAGTGACGATCGACGACAAGCCTGTGGATATGCTGCGTGCAGACTACATATTGCGTGCATTGCGTGTTCCTGCTGGCAAGCATACGATCAAGTTCCGTTTTGAACCGGTATCGGTCACTGCCGGAAGTAAAGTTGATCTGGTAAGTTCATTATTGCTCGTGCTGCTTATTGCCGGGGCAGTTTTTGCGGAGATCAAAAAAACGAAAAAAGCATAA
- the pfkA gene encoding 6-phosphofructokinase, with protein MKRIGVFTSGGDAPGMNACIRAVVRGAVYHGIEVFGIRRGYSGMIAGDVYKMESHSVSNIVQRGGTILKSARSKEFMTPEGRKKAYDNLVNLGIEGLVAIGGNGTFTGAMIFGNEYGIPTVGAPGTIDNDLYGTDYTIGFDTAVNTALDAIDRIRDTASSHDRIFFIEVMGRDSGYIAVQSGIAGGAELVMVPEVLTPISEVVETLKQGWSRSKSSSIIIVAEGDEEGSAQEVAEKIKVQVHEDADIRVTTLGHTQRGGPPSAYDRILASRLGLGALEGLIGGQKNVMAGIINNDLVYTPFEDTIRLPKPINEDLLRMVKILSV; from the coding sequence ATGAAAAGAATTGGAGTATTTACCTCAGGAGGAGATGCCCCTGGTATGAACGCCTGCATCAGGGCGGTAGTCCGTGGAGCTGTCTACCATGGTATTGAAGTATTTGGTATTAGAAGAGGATATAGCGGAATGATTGCCGGAGATGTCTACAAGATGGAGTCTCATTCGGTAAGCAATATAGTTCAAAGAGGAGGAACCATCCTCAAATCGGCACGGAGCAAGGAGTTCATGACTCCTGAAGGAAGAAAGAAGGCATATGACAATCTGGTTAACCTGGGTATCGAAGGGCTGGTAGCTATCGGTGGTAATGGTACTTTTACCGGAGCCATGATTTTTGGTAATGAGTACGGCATACCCACTGTGGGCGCACCAGGAACCATTGACAACGACTTGTACGGAACAGATTACACCATTGGTTTCGACACCGCTGTAAATACTGCGCTCGATGCGATCGACCGTATCCGCGACACCGCCAGCTCACACGACAGGATCTTCTTCATTGAAGTAATGGGCCGTGACTCAGGTTATATCGCAGTACAATCGGGTATAGCAGGTGGTGCTGAGCTCGTGATGGTACCGGAAGTTCTGACGCCGATCTCAGAAGTAGTTGAAACATTGAAACAAGGGTGGAGCCGTTCGAAATCGTCATCCATTATCATTGTGGCTGAAGGAGACGAAGAAGGTAGCGCGCAAGAGGTAGCCGAAAAAATCAAGGTGCAGGTTCACGAAGACGCGGATATCCGTGTGACTACGCTTGGACACACCCAACGCGGGGGTCCACCGTCCGCATATGACCGCATTCTTGCAAGCCGCCTGGGACTGGGCGCGCTGGAAGGATTAATCGGCGGACAGAAGAATGTAATGGCGGGGATTATCAACAATGATCTTGTTTACACGCCTTTCGAAGATACGATCCGTCTTCCGAAGCCAATCAACGAAGATTTGCTTAGAATGGTGAAAATCCTCAGCGTATAA